A genomic region of Miscanthus floridulus cultivar M001 chromosome 3, ASM1932011v1, whole genome shotgun sequence contains the following coding sequences:
- the LOC136542375 gene encoding ATP synthase subunit gamma, chloroplastic-like produces MSCSHLSTAWSSSALASSAASTRGRSAPRSGLVVRCSLRELRTRIDSVKNTQKITEAMKLVAAAKVRRAQEAVVSSRPFSEALVEVLYNMNQEIQMEDIDLPLTRTRPVKKVALVVLTGERGLCGSFNNNVLKKAETRIEELKQLGLQYSVISVGKKGNAYFQRRPYIPLERDLEVNGVPTVKDSQAICDLVYSLFVSEEVDKVELLYSKFVSLVRSDPIIQTLLPMSPKGEICDINGVCVDATEDELFRLTTKEGKLTVEREKVKIETQPFSPVVQFEQDPVQILDALLPLYLNSQILRALQESLASELAARMSAMSSATDNAIELAKNLSITYNRQRQAKITGEILEIVAGAEALA; encoded by the coding sequence ATGTCGTGCTCCCACCTCTCCACCGCCTGGTCCTCCTCGGCGCTCGCCAGCAGCGCCGCCTCCACCCGGGGGCGCTCCGCCCCGCGCTCGGGCctcgtggtgcggtgctccctccgCGAGCTCCGCACCCGCATCGACTCCGTCAAGAACACGCAGAAGATCACGGAGGCCATGAAGCTGGTGGCCGCCGCCAAGGTCCGGCGCGCGCAGGAGGCCGTCGTCTCCTCCCGCCCCTTCTCGGAGGCCCTGGTGGAGGTGCTCTACAACATGAACCAGGAGATCCAGATGGAGGACATCGACCTGCCCCTCACCCGCACCCGCCCCGTCAAGAAGGTGGCGCTCGTCGTCCTGACCGGCGAGCGCGGCCTCTGCGGGAGCTTCAACAACAACGTGCTCAAGAAGGCGGAGACTCGCATCGAGGAGCTCAAGCAGCTGGGCCTCCAGTACAGCGTCATCAGTGTGGGGAAGAAGGGCAACGCCTACTTCCAGCGCCGCCCCTACATCCCgctggagcgggacctggagGTGAACGGCGTGCCCACCGTCAAGGACTCGCAGGCCATCTGCGACCTCGTCTACTCGCTCTTCGTCTCGGAGGAGGTGGACAAGGTGGAGCTGCTCTACTCCAAGTTCGTATCGCTGGTGCGCTCCGACCCCATCATCCAGACGCTGCTCCCCATGTCCCCCAAGGGCGAGATCTGCGACATCAACGGCGTCTGCGTGGACGCCACCGAGGACGAGCTCTTCCGCCTCACCACCAAGGAGGGCAAGCTCACCGTGGAGCGCGAGAAGGTGAAGATCGAGACGCAGCCCTTCTCCCCCGTGGTGCAGTTTGAGCAGGACCCCGTACAGATCCTCGACGCGCTGCTCCCGCTCTACCTCAACAGCCAGATCCTCCGTGCCCTGCAGGAGTCGCTCGCCAGCGAGCTCGCCGCCCGGATGAGCGCCATGAGCAGCGCCACCGACAACGCCATCGAGCTCGCCAagaacctctccatcacctacaaCCGACAGCGCCAGGCCAAGATCACCGGGGAGATCCTCGAGATCGTCGCCGGTGCCGAAGCCCTCGCCTGA